A DNA window from Candidatus Brocadia sp. contains the following coding sequences:
- a CDS encoding NAD(P)/FAD-dependent oxidoreductase produces MISSNRCIQSTKKDSLYPSYDAIVIGAGIAGLVCGAFLARIGKKVLIVEQHSIPGGYCTSFKRKGFNFDAAVHHIGGCGKWGIVGRCLKILEIELDFYPLDPMDHLIFPNLTIEIPADLDEYIIRLQGRYPSEKDSVKHFFQDFLKLYRATFNNEKSQIIDKYKNQTYIEMLNAFLKNDELKMILSGQWGYIGLPPTQASAIGMCQMMINYLKDGAFFPAGGTQEFANAIFKKFIDFGGHIMLSSKAEKILCTGKTAVGVKLQEGKEISSDVVVSNIDARQTFFGLLEGKSDTPFLQRIREMKESCSFCLLYLGVGEGIDLSELKRGFYHTATDARYVNDEWMYVSVPTKISPALAPPNKQIISAVVYMEKEKYNDITDWKSFKESMISGTINRLEEYVPDIKKHIEVKDAATPKTLERYTLNTNGAAYGWEVSVDQIWDNRLPHQTPIDNLYLTGHWTRPGPGICAVVSSGWGVANLIMEKENWR; encoded by the coding sequence ATGATATCTTCCAACCGGTGCATTCAATCCACTAAAAAGGATAGTCTTTATCCTTCTTATGATGCAATTGTGATTGGTGCAGGTATTGCTGGTCTGGTTTGCGGTGCATTCCTCGCCAGGATCGGGAAAAAGGTACTCATTGTGGAGCAGCATTCCATCCCTGGCGGTTATTGCACTTCATTTAAAAGGAAAGGTTTCAATTTCGATGCGGCAGTTCACCATATTGGGGGTTGTGGAAAATGGGGTATTGTAGGGCGTTGCCTTAAAATTCTGGAGATAGAGCTGGATTTTTATCCTCTCGATCCAATGGACCATTTGATTTTCCCCAACCTTACCATAGAAATTCCAGCCGATTTGGACGAATATATCATACGTTTACAGGGTCGCTACCCATCGGAAAAGGATAGCGTCAAGCATTTCTTTCAGGATTTTTTAAAGCTCTATCGCGCTACATTCAATAATGAGAAAAGCCAAATTATAGATAAATATAAAAATCAGACGTATATTGAAATGTTGAATGCTTTTTTGAAAAATGACGAGCTCAAGATGATACTTTCTGGTCAATGGGGTTATATAGGGCTCCCCCCTACCCAAGCTTCTGCTATAGGCATGTGCCAGATGATGATCAATTATCTCAAAGACGGCGCCTTTTTTCCTGCGGGTGGTACGCAAGAGTTTGCTAATGCAATTTTTAAGAAATTTATTGATTTTGGTGGGCATATTATGCTATCATCCAAAGCCGAAAAAATTTTATGTACCGGCAAAACCGCCGTTGGTGTAAAATTGCAGGAAGGGAAAGAGATATCCTCGGACGTTGTTGTTTCAAACATTGATGCCCGGCAGACCTTTTTCGGATTATTAGAAGGTAAATCAGATACACCATTCCTTCAAAGAATTAGAGAAATGAAGGAAAGTTGTTCCTTTTGCCTTTTATACTTGGGAGTAGGTGAAGGCATAGATTTAAGTGAATTAAAAAGAGGATTTTATCATACTGCCACAGATGCAAGATATGTAAATGACGAGTGGATGTATGTGTCGGTTCCAACGAAGATAAGCCCTGCACTTGCCCCGCCAAACAAGCAGATAATCTCTGCGGTTGTTTACATGGAGAAAGAAAAATATAATGATATTACTGATTGGAAATCTTTTAAAGAAAGTATGATATCAGGTACAATAAATCGACTGGAAGAATACGTCCCTGATATAAAAAAACATATCGAAGTAAAAGATGCGGCTACCCCGAAAACTCTGGAGCGGTACACGTTAAATACCAATGGAGCCGCTTACGGCTGGGAGGTCAGTGTGGATCAAATATGGGATAATAGACTTCCCCATCAGACGCCGATTGATAATCTGTATTTGACTGGTCATTGGACAAGGCCTGGTCCTGGAATTTGTGCTGTTGTTTCTTCTGGATGGGGTGTAGCAAATTTAATTATGGAGAAGGAGAATTGGAGGTAA
- a CDS encoding radical SAM protein, whose protein sequence is MKRKMMLINPHKPGRHGEESITVIVQMPLNLAYVAALTPGDWEFDVIDENLELAIDDNGEITFKPVDLVCITAVTYQSPRAYTIATACRKKGMTVIMGGIHASVMPEEAIKYVDAVFVGEAEEVWPQVIKDFEDGKLKKIYQGGLPPLSLMKKVYPNRELMKKKYDYKFSSIVTTKGCPNYCDFCSVPTFQGRKFRERPYEDVLAEMAATDYKGLMLAEDNFYGHGKKSNERARDLFKGMVERGIHKDWLGFTALNISQDPETLNYMAKSGCFGMLIGIESTNEAVLQKMNKRVNLKLGTDSYFDCIQKIHDAGLVVWGSVVFGADGDDKDSFKRMTEFILENNIDILTFGINCPFPKTQLYARLDSEKRIFRKNYPEDWQYYDTAHVVHRFVDMTLEGFIEGMQYVYDHVYAGDNLRTRFRNSIKTTKNPRNSMFAFRVGSDWKQVFEQVLQNLKELYDSGDYYKDYYKSSAVPVSKPIMEAVTT, encoded by the coding sequence ATGAAAAGAAAAATGATGTTGATTAACCCACACAAGCCGGGTAGGCATGGCGAAGAGAGTATTACCGTAATCGTCCAGATGCCTTTGAATCTTGCTTATGTTGCCGCCCTTACGCCAGGCGATTGGGAATTTGACGTTATTGACGAAAATCTCGAATTGGCAATAGATGATAACGGTGAAATTACCTTTAAACCCGTAGATCTTGTGTGTATAACAGCAGTTACCTATCAATCTCCCAGGGCCTACACGATTGCTACTGCCTGTAGGAAAAAGGGTATGACCGTAATCATGGGTGGAATACATGCGTCTGTAATGCCTGAGGAAGCCATAAAGTACGTCGATGCTGTTTTTGTGGGTGAGGCAGAGGAAGTATGGCCACAGGTAATCAAAGATTTTGAAGACGGAAAGCTCAAGAAGATTTATCAGGGAGGATTGCCTCCCCTCAGCCTGATGAAAAAGGTATATCCTAATCGGGAGCTCATGAAGAAAAAATATGACTATAAATTTTCTTCCATTGTCACAACGAAGGGATGCCCGAACTATTGCGATTTCTGCAGCGTCCCCACATTCCAGGGAAGAAAATTCAGGGAGAGACCTTATGAAGATGTTCTCGCAGAGATGGCCGCAACAGATTATAAGGGTTTGATGCTGGCAGAGGATAATTTTTACGGTCATGGGAAAAAGTCAAACGAGAGGGCACGGGATCTTTTTAAGGGCATGGTGGAGCGCGGCATCCACAAAGATTGGCTAGGATTTACTGCTTTAAATATTTCTCAGGATCCTGAGACATTAAATTATATGGCAAAGAGTGGCTGCTTTGGTATGCTTATCGGTATCGAATCTACCAATGAGGCCGTTTTACAGAAGATGAATAAGCGGGTAAACCTTAAGCTGGGTACAGATAGTTACTTTGATTGTATCCAAAAGATACACGATGCCGGCCTGGTTGTTTGGGGATCAGTAGTGTTTGGAGCCGATGGAGATGATAAAGACTCCTTTAAAAGAATGACTGAGTTCATATTGGAAAATAATATTGATATTCTTACCTTTGGTATTAACTGCCCATTCCCCAAGACTCAACTTTATGCCAGACTGGATTCAGAAAAGAGGATCTTCAGGAAAAATTATCCAGAAGATTGGCAATACTATGATACTGCTCATGTGGTTCATCGTTTCGTAGACATGACGTTAGAAGGCTTTATCGAAGGTATGCAATATGTTTATGATCATGTTTACGCAGGTGATAACCTAAGAACACGTTTCAGAAATTCTATTAAGACAACGAAAAATCCGAGAAATTCCATGTTTGCATTCAGGGTAGGTTCTGACTGGAAACAGGTCTTTGAACAGGTCTTGCAGAATTTAAAAGAGTTGTATGACTCAGGTGATTATTATAAAGATTATTACAAATCAAGTGCGGTACCTGTTTCAAAACCCATAATGGAAGCAGTTACTACATAA
- a CDS encoding pyridoxamine 5'-phosphate oxidase family protein, with protein sequence MKDILDRIKNFVKRVELFYVATSNQKGEVHLAVAKDLIFLPDTEHIAFKAWFCKKTIENIQKNPNISIAIYDAKSDTGYQIIGKAISKSVVAVLNGYAPELEMVEKEYPQEEYQLKIKIINIMELHRVTHSDKYLLSNGSL encoded by the coding sequence GTGAAAGATATTCTGGACCGAATTAAAAATTTTGTCAAACGAGTAGAACTCTTTTATGTGGCAACTTCTAATCAAAAGGGAGAGGTACATCTTGCTGTAGCGAAGGATTTGATTTTTTTACCTGATACGGAACACATAGCTTTTAAGGCGTGGTTTTGCAAAAAAACGATTGAAAATATTCAAAAAAACCCGAATATATCCATTGCCATTTATGATGCAAAGTCTGATACGGGTTACCAAATTATTGGTAAGGCAATTTCAAAGAGTGTCGTTGCTGTTTTGAATGGTTACGCACCTGAGTTAGAAATGGTTGAAAAAGAATATCCGCAAGAAGAGTATCAACTAAAGATAAAGATAATAAATATTATGGAACTACATAGAGTAACACATTCTGATAAGTATCTTTTAAGTAATGGATCTTTATAG
- the lpdA gene encoding dihydrolipoyl dehydrogenase, translated as MPEGNSTFDLTIIGGGPGGYVAAIKAAQLGIKTALVERDKVGGTCLHKGCIPTKVLLHSADLYMQFLKANEFGIVVDKIGINYPQFHRRKEAVVKRLFQGTQFLLKKNGVEVFSGEGQLTSSNNVLIKKNGTDVGKITTKNVIVATGSVPLIPVNIPCDGKYVLTSDDVLLWEEIPKSIIIAGGGAVGVEFAHLFNSLGTKVTIIELLDDILPAEDKEISTTLRKIFNKRGIDVLTNTSLETVIIDNGVRVKISRKNNTSPPPAKTENKEFIKADRLLLSLGRMPAFADIGIEKLSLHFKGKYLQTNEVMETNLSGLFAIGDIKGPPLLAHKASHEGVLAVSHIAGKETTPINYQNIPRVTYCLPQVASIGLTQEEAEKREYKIRVGKFPLIANSKAIIDGEYEDGFVKIVSDEKYGEILGMHAIGPNVGELMWGMSLATILEGTAIELRNTIFPHPTLSEAISEAAHAVVDKPIHL; from the coding sequence TTGCCTGAAGGAAACTCTACCTTTGATCTTACAATCATTGGTGGCGGGCCAGGTGGTTATGTAGCGGCTATAAAAGCTGCTCAGCTAGGAATAAAAACCGCTCTCGTCGAAAGGGATAAGGTTGGTGGTACGTGTTTACATAAGGGTTGCATTCCAACAAAGGTACTCCTCCATTCCGCGGACCTTTACATGCAATTTCTCAAGGCAAATGAATTCGGGATCGTCGTTGATAAAATAGGAATTAATTATCCACAATTTCATCGGCGAAAGGAAGCAGTTGTTAAACGACTATTTCAAGGGACGCAATTTCTCCTCAAAAAAAATGGTGTAGAAGTTTTTTCTGGTGAAGGACAGCTCACATCATCAAACAACGTCTTAATCAAAAAAAATGGAACGGACGTTGGTAAAATAACTACAAAAAATGTTATCGTAGCTACGGGGTCGGTTCCGCTCATTCCGGTTAATATCCCATGCGACGGAAAATACGTGCTTACCAGTGATGATGTTTTACTATGGGAAGAAATCCCGAAATCTATTATCATTGCAGGTGGCGGTGCTGTCGGAGTGGAATTCGCCCACCTTTTTAATAGCCTTGGAACTAAGGTAACCATTATAGAACTCCTGGATGATATCCTTCCTGCCGAAGATAAGGAAATTAGTACCACTTTAAGAAAAATTTTCAATAAGAGAGGCATCGATGTCCTGACAAATACCTCTTTAGAAACAGTCATAATCGATAATGGCGTTCGTGTAAAAATAAGCAGAAAAAACAATACATCTCCCCCCCCTGCGAAAACTGAAAATAAAGAATTTATAAAAGCGGATCGTTTACTCCTCTCATTGGGCAGAATGCCTGCCTTTGCAGATATTGGGATAGAAAAATTGTCATTACATTTTAAAGGAAAATATCTGCAAACCAATGAGGTTATGGAAACCAATCTAAGCGGACTCTTTGCTATTGGAGACATTAAAGGCCCCCCCCTTCTTGCCCACAAGGCTTCGCACGAAGGGGTACTGGCTGTTTCTCACATCGCTGGCAAAGAAACCACCCCGATAAATTATCAGAATATACCGAGAGTGACGTACTGCCTTCCACAGGTAGCAAGTATAGGACTCACACAAGAAGAGGCAGAAAAAAGAGAATACAAAATAAGAGTAGGAAAATTTCCACTCATTGCTAACAGTAAAGCCATTATTGACGGTGAATATGAAGATGGATTTGTAAAAATCGTTTCTGATGAAAAATACGGTGAGATATTAGGAATGCATGCCATAGGACCAAACGTGGGTGAATTGATGTGGGGTATGTCACTTGCAACTATTCTGGAAGGGACGGCCATTGAGTTAAGGAATACTATATTTCCCCACCCCACTCTCTCCGAGGCCATTTCAGAAGCTGCCCATGCAGTTGTTGATAAACCAATACATTTATAA